In Anaerolineales bacterium, one DNA window encodes the following:
- a CDS encoding IS110 family transposase — protein sequence MTTSSGKFVGIAVAKEKLDIAVLGETKASQVTNDEKGIASLIKKMQTLGPELIVVEATGGYQRAVVLGLYEAGLPVAVVNPSRVRQYARACGLLAKTDKLDAFNLAEFGKQVRPRWFEAKSEAGRYVSALLVRRRQVEEMLKAEKSRVRTVHADMRGSLERMIKVLKEEIKRLEGELDRFMKEHEDWQQQEQILCSAKGVGRVTAATLLAELPELGKLDRKKIAALVGLAPMNSDSGKKRGYRKTKGGRIEVRSVLYMSTLVATRYNPMVKAQYQELLRRGKVKKVALTACMRKFLTILNAMMRDRVPFRQTVTA from the coding sequence ATGACAACTAGTAGCGGAAAGTTCGTAGGGATCGCCGTTGCCAAAGAGAAGTTAGACATTGCCGTGTTGGGGGAAACGAAAGCAAGCCAGGTCACAAACGATGAAAAAGGGATCGCCAGCCTGATCAAGAAAATGCAAACGCTAGGACCAGAACTGATCGTGGTGGAAGCGACGGGCGGCTACCAACGAGCCGTGGTCTTGGGATTGTATGAGGCAGGATTGCCCGTGGCAGTGGTCAACCCATCGCGGGTGAGACAATACGCGCGAGCCTGCGGGCTGCTTGCCAAGACCGACAAATTGGACGCCTTCAACCTGGCAGAGTTCGGGAAACAGGTGAGACCGAGGTGGTTTGAGGCCAAAAGTGAGGCAGGACGCTATGTATCCGCCCTTTTGGTGAGGCGCAGACAGGTGGAAGAGATGCTGAAGGCGGAAAAAAGCCGTGTACGGACGGTGCATGCGGATATGCGCGGCTCGTTGGAGCGGATGATCAAGGTCTTGAAGGAAGAGATCAAGCGCTTGGAAGGGGAGTTGGACAGGTTCATGAAAGAACATGAAGACTGGCAACAACAGGAGCAGATCCTGTGCAGTGCCAAGGGTGTGGGACGGGTAACCGCGGCCACCCTGCTGGCGGAACTGCCTGAGTTGGGAAAACTGGACCGCAAGAAGATCGCGGCTTTAGTGGGCTTGGCACCGATGAACTCGGATAGCGGGAAGAAACGCGGCTATCGGAAGACGAAGGGAGGCAGGATCGAAGTGCGCAGTGTGTTGTACATGTCGACCTTGGTGGCGACGAGGTACAACCCGATGGTCAAAGCACAGTATCAGGAATTATTGAGACGGGGCAAGGTCAAGAAGGTAGCGCTGACAGCCTGTATGCGAAAGTTCTTAACCATCCTGAACGCGATGATGCGAGATCGCGTCCCATTCAGGCAGACGGTGACAGCCTGA
- a CDS encoding winged helix-turn-helix domain-containing protein has translation MEERRLEGGRLLKAGKMSKAEISRHLGVSRATVGQWARIIETKGMRGLQKRKAAGSEPKLSNPQKQSLKRKLERGALANGYPTDRWTLDRVQKLIKREFDVTYHPNYLNRLLRKLGFSPQKPMPQAIEQEKELVEAWLLGDWPRIKKVTSSQSKNRILG, from the coding sequence ATGGAAGAAAGACGGCTTGAAGGTGGACGGCTGTTGAAAGCTGGAAAAATGTCAAAAGCCGAAATCTCAAGACACCTCGGAGTAAGCCGGGCCACGGTCGGCCAATGGGCCAGAATCATAGAAACAAAAGGTATGCGCGGACTCCAAAAAAGAAAAGCGGCTGGTAGCGAGCCGAAGTTGAGTAATCCACAAAAGCAAAGCTTAAAGAGGAAGCTGGAACGAGGGGCTTTGGCGAATGGATATCCAACTGATCGCTGGACATTGGACCGTGTCCAAAAATTGATCAAAAGAGAATTTGATGTCACTTATCATCCGAATTACCTCAATCGATTGTTGCGCAAACTAGGTTTCAGTCCACAAAAGCCAATGCCACAGGCTATTGAACAGGAAAAAGAGTTAGTGGAAGCTTGGTTGCTAGGAGATTGGCCAAGGATAAAAAAAGTCACATCGTCTCAAAGCAAAAATCGTATTTTGGGATGA
- a CDS encoding vitamin K epoxide reductase family protein, producing the protein MDKWLYRASAALVIVGLLVSIYMTIYKITSNEGMCLGSGDCSTVNASRYSEVNGIPVAAIGIGGYLAILAVHLFEKRNTFFKKNGTLLIFGMALTGFIFTVWLIYVEIALLNAICPFCVASQAAMTLIFIIAVVRLIQSPQP; encoded by the coding sequence ATGGATAAATGGCTGTACCGCGCATCGGCGGCGCTTGTGATCGTCGGGCTGCTGGTTTCGATCTATATGACCATCTACAAGATCACTTCGAATGAAGGCATGTGCCTGGGCTCGGGCGATTGTTCGACGGTGAACGCGAGCCGCTATTCGGAGGTGAACGGCATCCCGGTGGCTGCCATCGGCATTGGCGGATACCTGGCGATCCTGGCGGTGCATCTGTTCGAGAAACGCAACACGTTCTTCAAGAAGAACGGCACGTTGTTGATCTTCGGCATGGCGTTGACGGGTTTCATCTTTACCGTGTGGCTGATCTATGTGGAGATCGCACTGCTGAACGCCATCTGCCCGTTCTGTGTCGCATCGCAGGCCGCCATGACGCTGATCTTCATCATCGCGGTCGTGCGCCTGATCCAATCCCCTCAACCCTAG
- a CDS encoding IS91 family transposase: MGLELADLFREYGADYRKKYADKLLPSHRQAMRAIEHCRTERLGGQVYGCPTCQEFQYSYHSCRNRHCPKCQHEQTQNWLRVQQGLLLNAPYFFLTFTLPAELRSLVRAHQKALYSLLFQSSAEVTQKLARDPRYIGGQIGLVGVLHTWTRNLIFHPHVHYLAPAGGLHADGKTWLPARQRFFLPVRALSKLFRAAFKRGLQKLKLFDNVPSNVWTQDWVVHCKPVGDGQAALKYLAPYIHRVAISNRRLLAFNNGGSMESSQVTFQYRASDTGQLKRCTLSVEQFFQRFLQHVLPHAFVKVRYFGFFGASVRRKLAALQIRLGSQVHDSAEHQAVSSPSAPETPSKILCPTCGQAMTFQRNLSPLQCRSP, translated from the coding sequence ATGGGGCTAGAACTGGCTGACCTCTTTCGAGAGTACGGCGCGGACTACCGAAAAAAATATGCTGACAAACTCCTCCCCTCTCATCGTCAGGCCATGAGGGCGATCGAGCATTGTCGCACCGAGCGCCTGGGCGGACAGGTGTATGGCTGTCCCACCTGTCAGGAGTTTCAATACAGTTATCATTCCTGCCGCAACCGACATTGTCCCAAATGTCAGCATGAGCAAACTCAGAATTGGCTGCGGGTGCAACAGGGTTTGCTCCTGAATGCACCATATTTCTTCCTGACTTTCACCCTGCCTGCTGAGTTACGCTCCCTAGTGCGGGCTCACCAGAAAGCACTTTACTCCCTGCTCTTTCAGTCCTCGGCTGAAGTAACACAGAAACTTGCTCGTGACCCGCGTTATATCGGCGGTCAAATCGGTTTGGTGGGCGTCTTGCACACCTGGACCCGCAATTTGATCTTTCATCCACATGTGCACTATCTCGCTCCCGCGGGTGGCTTACATGCGGATGGGAAGACCTGGCTGCCTGCACGCCAACGCTTCTTCCTGCCTGTGCGGGCTCTCTCCAAATTGTTTCGGGCTGCCTTCAAACGGGGCCTGCAGAAATTGAAACTCTTTGACAATGTCCCTTCCAATGTCTGGACGCAGGATTGGGTCGTGCATTGCAAACCGGTTGGCGATGGCCAAGCCGCTCTCAAGTATCTGGCTCCCTATATCCATCGGGTTGCCATCAGCAATCGCCGTTTGCTGGCTTTTAACAACGGCGGCTCCATGGAAAGTTCTCAGGTCACCTTTCAATATCGTGCTTCCGATACCGGTCAACTCAAAAGGTGTACGCTTTCGGTTGAGCAGTTCTTCCAGCGTTTCCTTCAGCATGTTCTCCCGCATGCCTTTGTCAAGGTGCGCTATTTCGGTTTCTTTGGCGCTTCGGTCCGTCGCAAGTTGGCCGCCTTACAGATCCGCCTCGGCAGTCAGGTGCATGACTCAGCCGAACACCAGGCTGTCTCTTCTCCATCCGCTCCGGAAACCCCTTCCAAGATTCTTTGTCCAACTTGTGGGCAGGCGATGACCTTCCAGAGAAATCTATCTCCCCTACAGTGCCGCTCTCCCTAG
- a CDS encoding site-specific integrase, which yields MSALRQKMIEDMQLKGLAVRTQEAYVNAVLQLSRHFKKSPDSMAEEELREYFLYLKNEKQVADSTFSIALCGIKFFYEHTLGKEWHTLQLVRPDRKKKLPVVFSAEEVKRVLDCVHRFQYRVCLHTIYACGLRLLEGTRLRVKDIDSDRKMIHVVQGKGGKDRYVPLPDHTLMLLRHHWLSHRHPAWVFPSRNGLEAINESAVQKAFRVALRESGVHKAASVHTLRHSYATHLLEAGVDLRIIQTYLGHASPATTAIYTHLTSVTETQINQRINQIHADLWG from the coding sequence ATGAGTGCGTTAAGACAAAAGATGATCGAAGATATGCAATTGAAGGGGTTGGCTGTTCGGACACAGGAGGCATATGTAAACGCAGTGCTCCAACTGAGCAGACATTTCAAAAAGTCACCCGACAGCATGGCCGAGGAGGAACTTCGAGAATACTTCCTGTACTTGAAGAATGAGAAACAGGTGGCAGACAGCACTTTCTCCATTGCATTATGCGGGATCAAGTTTTTCTATGAACACACGCTGGGAAAAGAATGGCATACCCTGCAACTCGTCCGCCCGGACAGAAAAAAGAAGCTCCCAGTTGTTTTTAGTGCTGAGGAGGTGAAGCGGGTATTAGATTGCGTGCATCGCTTTCAGTATCGAGTTTGCCTGCATACCATTTATGCCTGCGGACTGCGCTTGCTGGAAGGGACCCGCTTGCGCGTGAAAGATATCGACAGCGACCGCAAGATGATCCATGTGGTTCAGGGAAAAGGTGGAAAAGACCGCTATGTACCCCTGCCTGACCATACCTTGATGCTGTTACGTCATCATTGGCTCTCACATCGCCATCCCGCCTGGGTGTTTCCTTCTCGAAATGGACTGGAGGCTATTAATGAAAGCGCAGTCCAGAAAGCGTTTCGAGTAGCGCTTCGTGAGAGCGGCGTACACAAAGCTGCCTCTGTCCATACCTTGCGCCATTCGTATGCCACGCATCTGTTGGAAGCTGGCGTCGATCTGCGGATCATCCAGACCTATCTCGGTCACGCATCTCCGGCAACAACCGCCATTTACACCCATCTCACGTCTGTGACCGAAACCCAGATCAACCAGCGCATCAATCAGATCCATGCAGATCTATGGGGCTAG
- a CDS encoding molybdopterin molybdotransferase MoeA, which translates to MLSVHEARERILSRFEPTATEGVPLTASAGRVLAVDIIAAHDLPLFDNSAMDGFAVRAEDTSASGGTFAVVADIPAGSTPTVTLTTNEAARIMTGAQIPAGADAVIAVEDTDFNHREAGASPPKTISFQKNVKAGENVRRRGMDIRAGEVVLKKGRLLKAQDMGLLAMLGIGSVQVHKKPRVALLSTGDELLEVDAPLEAGKIRDSNSYTLAALIEAAGGKVLRLGVAKDRRDAVEGLLGQAAREEADVILSSAGVSVGAFDFVKEVVEANGRLDFWRVNMRPGKPLAFGDYAGRPFIGLPGNPVSAFVGFEVFVRPVIERLSGRSDGGRPTVKVRSADEIESDGRESYLRARIREENGVPLASLTGHQGSGNLLSLVQADALLIIPAGVKCVPAGQEVEAILL; encoded by the coding sequence ATGTTATCGGTCCATGAAGCGCGCGAGCGCATCCTCTCCCGGTTCGAACCCACCGCAACAGAAGGGGTCCCGTTGACCGCGTCCGCAGGGCGCGTGCTGGCCGTGGATATCATTGCCGCGCACGACCTGCCGCTCTTCGACAACTCCGCCATGGACGGTTTCGCAGTCCGCGCGGAGGACACCTCCGCTTCCGGCGGGACATTCGCGGTAGTGGCGGACATCCCGGCTGGCAGCACGCCGACGGTGACTCTCACAACAAATGAAGCGGCGCGAATCATGACGGGCGCGCAAATCCCCGCAGGAGCGGATGCCGTCATCGCGGTGGAGGATACGGATTTCAATCACCGCGAGGCGGGCGCCTCCCCGCCGAAAACCATATCCTTCCAAAAGAACGTGAAGGCCGGGGAGAACGTGCGCCGCAGGGGCATGGACATCCGCGCCGGCGAGGTGGTGTTGAAGAAGGGTCGCCTGCTGAAGGCGCAGGATATGGGACTGCTGGCGATGCTTGGCATCGGGAGTGTGCAGGTACACAAAAAACCGCGCGTGGCGCTGCTCTCCACGGGAGATGAACTGCTCGAAGTGGATGCGCCGCTCGAGGCGGGCAAGATCCGCGACTCGAATTCGTATACGCTCGCGGCGCTGATCGAGGCGGCCGGCGGCAAGGTCCTGCGGCTGGGCGTGGCAAAGGACCGCCGCGATGCCGTGGAAGGGCTGCTGGGACAGGCTGCCCGCGAGGAGGCGGACGTGATCCTGTCCTCGGCGGGGGTGAGCGTGGGCGCGTTCGATTTTGTGAAGGAAGTGGTGGAAGCCAACGGCCGCCTGGACTTCTGGCGCGTGAACATGCGGCCGGGCAAACCGCTGGCATTCGGCGACTATGCGGGCAGGCCATTCATCGGGCTGCCGGGCAACCCCGTTTCGGCGTTCGTGGGGTTCGAGGTCTTTGTGCGTCCCGTGATCGAGCGCTTGAGCGGCCGCTCGGACGGGGGCAGGCCGACCGTTAAAGTAAGAAGCGCAGATGAGATCGAGTCGGACGGACGGGAGAGTTATCTGCGCGCCAGAATCCGCGAGGAGAACGGCGTCCCATTGGCCAGCCTGACGGGGCATCAAGGCTCCGGTAATCTGCTCTCTTTGGTGCAGGCGGATGCTTTACTAATCATCCCCGCTGGTGTAAAATGCGTGCCTGCTGGTCAGGAAGTGGAAGCGATACTACTATAG
- a CDS encoding transposase: protein MATTWARTGKRPVFRRVTKDRRALSTAVALTLTGKIYKKCFEGSIKSDNLIEALEHLRRQVPGKIILIWDRARIHLSKLTKAYLCQHPEIMIEELPAYAPQLNPEEYCHGNVKQHLRNARPTSKEEIRSMLDRGFARLRRRPDLLLGFFHAAGLSVRQLQLT from the coding sequence TTGGCTACGACGTGGGCTCGGACTGGCAAGAGACCCGTTTTTCGACGGGTAACCAAAGATCGTCGAGCGCTATCGACAGCCGTAGCGCTGACACTTACAGGCAAGATCTACAAGAAATGTTTTGAAGGTTCGATAAAAAGCGATAACTTGATTGAGGCACTTGAACACCTCCGTAGGCAGGTACCTGGAAAAATCATCTTGATCTGGGATCGAGCCCGTATTCATCTTAGCAAGCTCACCAAAGCTTATCTCTGCCAGCATCCTGAGATCATGATTGAAGAGTTACCTGCTTACGCTCCACAGCTCAATCCGGAAGAGTATTGTCACGGAAATGTTAAACAACATCTCAGAAATGCTCGTCCAACTTCTAAAGAGGAGATTCGCTCAATGCTTGATCGTGGTTTTGCTCGCTTGCGTCGTCGACCAGACTTACTTCTTGGCTTCTTTCATGCCGCCGGTCTTTCTGTTAGGCAACTTCAGTTAACCTGA
- a CDS encoding type II toxin-antitoxin system PemK/MazF family toxin, whose amino-acid sequence MKKSGQVVVFRFPQTDLEEGKLRPALLLGKLPGEYDDWLICMISSQTRQYITGFDEIIEDSSKDFKQSGLKVTSVIRVGRLAVVSGEILLGAIGEISSERLNRVKKNLSNWLSEK is encoded by the coding sequence ATGAAAAAATCAGGGCAGGTTGTTGTCTTTCGATTTCCTCAAACTGACCTTGAAGAAGGCAAATTACGCCCTGCTCTTTTATTGGGAAAGTTACCTGGTGAGTATGATGACTGGTTAATTTGCATGATTTCATCGCAAACACGCCAATATATTACGGGGTTTGATGAAATTATTGAAGACAGTTCTAAAGATTTCAAACAAAGCGGGCTAAAAGTTACAAGCGTAATTAGAGTTGGACGTTTAGCAGTTGTGTCGGGTGAAATTCTTCTTGGCGCAATTGGTGAAATTTCAAGCGAACGCTTGAATCGTGTCAAGAAGAATCTATCCAATTGGTTATCTGAAAAATAG